Proteins encoded by one window of Syntrophorhabdus sp.:
- a CDS encoding peptide chain release factor 2 (programmed frameshift), translating to MIDELKGKIDELQERILSLRGYFDLPQLHETLTQFDRQISEATFWDDQEKAQKILRDRSRIDEEIRNWQKKEEELEEILILSDFLRETEDSKDLEELVERVRSLEESLGSYEIERMLSGENDDNNAIIFINSGAGGTEAQDWAEMLFRMYLKWAERKGFETQVVDLLPGEEAGVKNVTFLVSGKHAYGYLKCENGIHRLVRVSPYDANNRRHTSFASVYAYPEISEDIQVDIKEEDLRIDTYRSSGPGGQHVNRTDSAVRITHIPTGIVVQCQNERSQHKNKSMAMAILKSRIYELEKKKQEEKMDSLNKEKKDIAWGSQIRSYVLHPYRLIKDHRTKHEEHNADAVLDGDIDAFIKEYLLYLTFDQKRKDN from the exons ATGATAGACGAACTCAAAGGAAAGATAGACGAGCTTCAGGAGCGCATCCTCTCCCTCAGAGGTTAT TTTGACCTGCCTCAACTTCACGAAACACTGACACAATTCGACAGGCAGATCTCCGAGGCCACCTTCTGGGACGATCAGGAAAAGGCCCAGAAGATTCTCAGGGACCGTTCCCGGATCGACGAAGAGATAAGGAACTGGCAGAAGAAAGAAGAAGAACTCGAAGAGATCCTTATACTCAGCGATTTCCTCCGGGAAACGGAGGACTCGAAGGACCTCGAAGAACTCGTCGAACGTGTCAGGTCCCTCGAAGAGTCTCTTGGCTCCTACGAGATCGAGAGGATGCTCTCAGGCGAGAATGATGACAACAACGCCATCATCTTCATCAACTCCGGGGCGGGAGGCACCGAGGCCCAGGATTGGGCTGAGATGCTCTTCAGGATGTACCTGAAGTGGGCGGAGAGGAAGGGCTTTGAGACCCAGGTCGTCGACCTCCTGCCCGGGGAGGAAGCGGGGGTGAAGAATGTTACCTTCCTGGTTTCGGGCAAACATGCGTACGGGTATCTCAAGTGCGAGAACGGCATTCACCGTCTGGTCAGGGTATCTCCCTATGACGCGAACAATCGCCGTCACACGTCCTTTGCCTCCGTTTACGCCTATCCCGAGATATCGGAGGATATACAGGTCGATATCAAGGAAGAGGACCTGCGCATCGACACGTACAGATCGAGCGGCCCTGGGGGCCAGCACGTGAACAGGACCGATTCGGCGGTAAGGATCACCCACATTCCCACGGGCATTGTCGTTCAATGCCAGAACGAGCGGTCCCAGCACAAGAACAAGTCGATGGCCATGGCCATCCTCAAGTCCAGGATCTACGAACTGGAGAAGAAGAAACAGGAAGAAAAAATGGATTCCCTGAACAAGGAAAAGAAGGACATAGCCTGGGGAAGCCAGATCCGCTCCTACGTTCTCCATCCCTACAGACTCATCAAGGATCACAGGACGAAACACGAGGAGCATAATGCCGATGCCGTGCTTGACGGGGATATCGATGCTTTTATTAAGGAATACCTTTTGTACTTGACTTTCGATCAGAAAAGGAAGGATAATTAG